In Dreissena polymorpha isolate Duluth1 chromosome 11, UMN_Dpol_1.0, whole genome shotgun sequence, the genomic window CACTTCGAAAGCATCTCAATAGTTTGCAACAAGTTTTATTCGTTCTTTACAAATGAATTGACCGAACTATTCGaagatattttcaattttgttaaaatgGTATGAATACTATTCGATTCGACACACCAAGCATTTTCGTTCTGAACACATTGCGGCTCTCTCTGCCTCTAGTGAGATTGGCGATTAacaatataacaaacaaaaaattacagGAAACCTTTTAATGATTTAACGGTCAATCAAAATAGTACAGATGACAAACACACATCAAACATAATTATCAAACCATCGGTAATTCGCACAAAAGAAAATTGTGGCTATTAAGGAGAATAAGAAAACAACTATAATAATAAGACATTCTCATGTGCAACTACTATTAAATGTAAAAgacacaattattttcaaataaatatatataatatttattgtgtGATTAGTTTTACATCATAATCATAAAACCGAATGAAACTTATAGAAAATGTGCTGACATATTAATTACTTATTACACCGACACACACATATAATTATTCAACTATTTTAGCCTGCATGAACATTAAGAAAAGATGGGTCACACACATACAACAAACGGTTTTTTATGCTAAACATTACAATCTTTTTGTGACAAATATTGTAATCATCGCAAATATTTAACATAAACCATAAGCATATGGTGTTCAGCGTTATCAAGTAATAGGATGCTAACtacaacaattattaaaatacacatgtatgaaAAAGCGTCAACTCATCGTGCGGTTTTTAATTCTCTAAAGCGTTCGCTGATTCAATACGAGTATCAAAGTTCTACATACATGCTGGCATTTAAAAGTACAAGTATGAGCTGATgaacattaaaaaagtaaatattagaACACGTATGTCCTTGCTTGCAGTAAGGTCAtccgtgtgaccttgacctgagtTCAAAATCATTACGGGTTATCGTTCGTCGAGGCTCACAAGCATACTAATACATATGATCATTAGAACAATGTAGATATTGAGCGGAAACCAATTTCATATACAAGCCCTTGTGACATTACCTCACTTTTAGTGTTAATACCCAAGTATGCATTACCGGTTCACCCGTTTGTTTGGTCTTATGTCAAAGCGTTCTGAAGATATTTCATGGAAGAACGAGCTTCCTGTAACATGCCATAGTGTCCTTGAACGTTGACTTTTTGATCTCAACACCATGAATTGTCATTACTTCCTCAAACAAAACGACCGACCGACGGAGAAATGTAAAGCAATATAACCCACTTCTTCGAAGAGGCACATACTAATTTAAATTAGTTTAATAGGAATTACAAAACGGcgaaacttaatttaaaaaaaaaacatagcagCGAAAAAGGGATTTCACCGCCATATTGTTATCAGATAAATCGATTGTTTCAAGTGTTAACATGAAGACAAGAACGAAAGCGGGTAATAACTTCCATAACATTAGGCAATTAACAAGTGCGTTCTCCTATACTACAAAACTGCTTTGTTTACTGATCCAAACGTAAAAATCAGTGTCACCCAATTGTTGATCTTAGATTGAGGCGTATCCGGTGCGCTTCTGTCTCCCGACGCAGTAGAAAATGAGAGCGGCAATGAGCGCCACCCCGAATCCGAGGATGATCCCTCCTCCGAAGGACAGGGCGTTGAACTTGTTCTTCGGCGCGTTGGTTGTGCTATTTGACGTTGTGGCTGTGGTCTTGAATGGTGTGGTTGTGACGTTGGAAGGCGTGGTTGTGACGTTTGACGGAGTGGAAGTGATGTTTGACGGAGCGGTTGTGATGTTCGACGGAGTGGTTGTTACGTTTGACGGAGTGGTTGTGATGTTCGACGGAGTGGTTGTGACGCTTGACGGAGTGGTTGTTACGTTTGACGGATTGGTTGTTATGTTCGACGGAGTGGTTGTGGATTGCATAGTAGTCGTTGTGGGTGACACAGTTGATGTTGTTGATTCTACAGTTGTCGTTGTTGATACCACAGTTGTCGTTGTGGGTGGCACAGTTGATGTTAGGAATTCAACAGTTGTCGTTGTTGGGGGCACAGTTGATGTTGTGGAATCTAAAGTTGTTGTGGATTGCATAGTTGAAGTTGTTGATTCCACAGTTGTCGTTGTGGGAGGCACAGTTGAAGTTGTGGATTTCACAGTTGTCGTTGTGGGAGGCACATTTGAAGTTGTGGATTCCACAGTTGTCGATGTGGGTGGCAAATTCGTAGTTGTGGATTCCACAGTTGTCGTTCTGGCTGTCATAGTTGTCGTTGTTGATTTTATAGTTGACGTTGTGGGTTCCAAAGTTGTAGTTGTATCGGCGCTGACATCGTCCACACCTAAAATGGTTTAACAGTGATACAGAAATAAATGTGACAAGTGTTACAAAAAAATGTCCGGCCGAACATGTTTGATATGTTGTTAAAGTACCACGTAACGTGGCATTTACATGCTTCCTAAAGGATACTATCTTTTTTCAACATCAGTCTTCATGGTTCTCGACATACTTTCTTTGTGTTCATTCATACAATCATCTTAAGTTAGTCTTAAGTAATTGCGAAAGTTCACAACAAGACACGAGTTAACGGATATTGCATCAAGTTGTTAACCGTCTTTTTAACTCCTACGGCCATTGCAGGCtgataaacaaaacatgtatccTATCTATTAAAATCCAaagaatttagaaaaaaaaaactgcatgaaaaatgattataacattcttaaaaacttaaaatacgATAGTGCCGTTTGCACTATGTTGTTTTAGCTATGAAATATAGTGTTATCCAATACAAGTGACTTTCTTTAGTTTGCTTTTACATCGCGTTTAAAGTCGATTGTTTTTGTAATAAACCATTTTAAAAACGGATACGGCTTTTCATGACCACCACCACCAGAACATTGTTGAGCAGCCTCCTGATCCCTGATTTAGTCATAGATCTCTCGTAAGAAAACAGTTTTTCGGCGTAGCTCTCTGTGATGTCTTTGGGGGTATTCTTTTGATTATTATATGCAGCGGATACAATGTttgaaaatataatgttaaaatttTGAATTTAAGAAGTGTAATGTTTAAAAGAATGCACATTTACAACAACGGTTGAAGGCAATTATTCACTATTGAAATGAATGTATATTCTAAAAAGAACGAAATAAATCATtcacagaattaaaaaaaaacctatTGAACAAAACCTTCAAAAACGAAACTGACCGTGTATTTAAATGGTGCAATTCACCGATTGAGAATTAGGAAGAAGGAAGTATTATCAAAGCGTCACGTGTAGTTGTATtgtcaaaatgataaaatattgatgGAAGATATGTTCCTTTCTTTTTTCAGTATGTAGGGAAAACGATAATAGAAAATTCATCATGTTCATATGTACAAAGCATATATAGAGAGTTTCCTCCAATAAATAGCACGCGGCTGTGTTTACACTGACGcgtttaataaatgtatatagaTTGTTTTAGTTAACGTGTTGTAGCGCGCTAAGATTTATTAAGACTTATTATAAAATGCACATTTAGTAAAACACGAATGAAGCGCATAACGTATTGTTAGACATAACTATATCCAAATATATAAACTggtgtaaaaatatgtttatatgctCTTGCTGTTTTCTGACAAtgtcacttttaaatattgttaaattttgcCTGTAAATTAATACATCTTTCTACCGTACAGTAGATTTTAGGTTTTAAGGCATAGGTTATTTTCACGAATGAAAAACTGGGGTGGTGTAAGATCGCATTCTTCACGGTACCGATTATAATCATGATGAAGTTAATCTACAACATACACGTATTATGGGTTATTATTATGGACACCAGCCTCGAAGAAGCTGGTGTCGAGAATTCTAATAAATAGCTAGAGATTCAAAAATTAGGCATAAAACTTCAAAATAACATCACCATTAATGTCAACGCCGATTTTTAaaagccatttttttttatttcgcgaTTTATATATGACTTTGTGTAAttgaacacaataaaaaacatgtatacGTTACTTACCGACTAGTATCACAAATGCAGTAAAAGCAACTAGTATTGCGATAGTATTCATTTCAAATGTGTTCCGAGTAAAATAACGGCATTAAGATATAAACACCTTTGCTATAAATTCAAAGTCACTGGTTTTAGATGCTCGACTATTTCCAGCTGCGTGGATACTAAACTGATACGTCAACACGGATGCTATTCAGGAAGTAGCTATTCAGATGCCCCGATTAGTTGTGTTCCGCATTTAAAGGGATCTGTTAAAAGTTtggaaaaataaacatattaataatgttaGGATATTATAGGGGCTTGTTCgaagtttgtaaaaaaaagacaatttaaaatgcTATTGATTCCttaaagaatttttattttatacccAAACAAGCAAATACAACatgataaaaatgttaaaatatgtgttattaataATTGATAATCAAAATTGGAAAAATACAGCGTTTGGAACGCTTTTCGTGGCTTATTTAGCAAAAACGCGTATTACCTGCATAGCGTTAAAACTACCATTGCATTTTAAAAGCCTGCGTGGTGGTGTATTGGCGTATTAACTTTTGGTTCGAGTGGTCCCGGGTACGAACCCTGgacagtattttgtattttgcctataattaaaattatttaaagtcaTTTCACATATAACATGTTTGTAAGTAAATTATTTTAATggcatttttcaaaaatacaaaaatatgtgaTTAAGTCCCATCAAAAAGAATTGAGacattattaaaggggccttttcgcgtttcggtaaattgacaaaataaaaaaaaatgtttcagattcgaaaatattctttgtatttatgatatatgtgaggaaacagtaatactgaacatttaccatgctcgaaactatccattatatgcatcttttgacgatttataaacctgataatttataaagcgttgcaacgcgaaacgattgattaattcggagagttttgttgttttcgttaaattttgggatactacgcaaattgcttatatatagtataaaattcatcactcattgtatgagtgcggatggccgagtggcctaAGCGATAGGAAATACATTTAGTTACATTTTCTTAAAGTACGAAAATCTTTAAGCAGTTCCTTTAAAGCGATGTTcatggtgtttttttaatgaaatgaggAAGCTGaaaagttgttttatttatttctgcaTGAAATTTTAGGTTCATAATGCGTATTCAAATGAACATTTTGTTCCTTGTTGCGGTTAAAAGGGAGAGGTATTGAATGTACAAGACCAAGTGAAATAGAATACCCGGTTTAATTTAAGCTCACCATTCTGTTCAAGCGGCAGTAAATGAAACATACATCAAGATACTGATACATATTATACTATATTACTATAttatattatgattataattatgGTACATCACAGcacaaat contains:
- the LOC127851313 gene encoding uncharacterized protein LOC127851313, whose amino-acid sequence is MNTIAILVAFTAFVILVGVDDVSADTTTTLEPTTSTIKSTTTTMTARTTTVESTTTNLPPTSTTVESTTSNVPPTTTTVKSTTSTVPPTTTTVESTTSTMQSTTTLDSTTSTVPPTTTTVEFLTSTVPPTTTTVVSTTTTVESTTSTVSPTTTTMQSTTTPSNITTNPSNVTTTPSSVTTTPSNITTTPSNVTTTPSNITTAPSNITSTPSNVTTTPSNVTTTPFKTTATTSNSTTNAPKNKFNALSFGGGIILGFGVALIAALIFYCVGRQKRTGYASI